From the genome of Canis lupus familiaris isolate Mischka breed German Shepherd chromosome 8, alternate assembly UU_Cfam_GSD_1.0, whole genome shotgun sequence, one region includes:
- the LOC100683064 gene encoding LOW QUALITY PROTEIN: ATP synthase membrane subunit DAPIT, mitochondrial-like (The sequence of the model RefSeq protein was modified relative to this genomic sequence to represent the inferred CDS: inserted 2 bases in 1 codon; substituted 1 base at 1 genomic stop codon) translates to MAGPKTNAQFHFTSIKKYFNSFTVTGRMNCVLATYGGIALMVLYXLRSXKTPAVKAA, encoded by the exons ATGGCAGGTCCAAAAACCAATGCCCAATTCCATTTCACTagtatcaaaaaatatttcaactcttTTACTGTCACAGGTAGAATGAACTGTGTACTGGCCACATACGGAGGCATTGCTTTGATGGTCTTATA ATTAAGGTCTTAAAAAACACCAGCTGTGAAAGCAGCATAA